A region from the Pseudomonas sp. KU26590 genome encodes:
- a CDS encoding DUF4197 domain-containing protein, whose amino-acid sequence MLRRSLSFTGICAGLLLSASAFALSLNDLSQSDATGGLKDALTQGAQVAVKQLGVPGGFSNNKDVRIELPGNLGKVAKKMKQFGMGAQVDQLETSMNQAAEAAMPQAQTLLVDAVKKMSVSDAKAILSGGKDSATQYLSTSSREQIRAKFLPIIKQATDKVGLAQKYNAFAGQAATLGVLDAKSSNIEGYVTEKALNGLFEMIAKQEETIRANPAAAATGLAKKVFGAL is encoded by the coding sequence ATGTTGCGTCGCTCCCTCTCGTTCACTGGTATATGCGCCGGCCTGCTGTTATCGGCCAGTGCTTTCGCGCTGTCGCTCAATGATCTGTCGCAATCGGACGCCACCGGCGGGCTGAAGGATGCCCTCACCCAAGGCGCCCAAGTCGCGGTCAAGCAACTGGGCGTACCGGGTGGCTTCAGCAACAACAAGGATGTGCGTATCGAACTGCCCGGCAACCTGGGCAAGGTCGCCAAGAAGATGAAGCAGTTCGGCATGGGCGCGCAGGTCGATCAGCTGGAAACCAGCATGAACCAGGCGGCGGAAGCGGCGATGCCCCAGGCGCAGACGTTGCTGGTCGATGCCGTGAAAAAGATGAGCGTGTCGGACGCCAAGGCCATCCTCAGCGGCGGCAAGGACTCCGCCACCCAGTACCTGAGCACGTCCAGCCGCGAACAGATCCGCGCCAAGTTCCTGCCTATCATCAAACAGGCCACTGACAAGGTCGGCCTGGCGCAGAAATACAACGCTTTCGCCGGTCAGGCCGCGACCCTGGGCGTGCTGGACGCGAAGAGCTCCAATATCGAAGGCTACGTCACCGAGAAGGCGTTGAACGGCTTGTTCGAAATGATCGCCAAACAGGAAGAAACCATCCGCGCCAACCCGGCAGCGGCGGCTACCGGTCTGGCGAAAAAAGTGTTCGGCGCGTTGTGA
- a CDS encoding YbaY family lipoprotein, which yields MKHILLTLMTTVLAACAHAPDNLPGSVDGEVFYLQRMALPPTATLKVTLQDVTLADAPAQILASQNGPIKGQVHLPFHLTYDQKQVQPGHTYSVSARIEVDGKLLMISTERYTVDLTLDEKPPVKIRLSPAR from the coding sequence ATGAAACACATCCTGCTCACCCTCATGACCACCGTGCTGGCCGCTTGCGCCCATGCGCCGGACAACTTGCCGGGCTCGGTGGATGGCGAGGTGTTTTACTTGCAGCGCATGGCGCTTCCACCGACGGCTACGCTGAAGGTCACGCTGCAGGACGTGACGCTGGCAGACGCGCCCGCGCAGATCCTCGCCAGCCAGAACGGCCCGATCAAAGGCCAGGTGCATCTGCCGTTTCACCTGACCTACGATCAGAAGCAGGTCCAGCCGGGTCACACTTACTCGGTCAGCGCGCGCATTGAAGTGGACGGCAAGCTGCTGATGATCAGCACCGAGCGTTACACGGTAGACCTGACGCTGGACGAAAAACCGCCCGTCAAAATTCGTTTGAGCCCGGCCCGTTAA